From the bacterium genome, one window contains:
- a CDS encoding glycosyltransferase, which yields MSRAARSEILAAAPSSRPLSPAPAMQPETATWDGRTGTLAYVAKMFPRISETFILREILALKQAGIPVQIYSLLPPTRDSRVQPEALPLLPEVRYLAAPGPGSLGPCLAELGVALRGRPGATLKELTWTLLRPTRANWRRFLRGLLLARRLRADRAAHVHAAWAHTPASVTRLACALTGIPWSMGAHAKDIHLSSPDSLRRKLAAARFTTVCSGSNQRYLQALTAPAAGLPEPAVLLNYHGVDCDYFTPAVEPGPSAASGRAPLILAVGRLVPKKGFDVLIAAAARLRERGLRLRLAIIGAGPLAHPLADQAAALGLAECVTFAGLSTLDEVREAYRVASCVVLPARIAADGDRDGIPNTLAEAMAMGLPVVSTALPGIGELVKDGETGLLVPPDDAEALADGLQRLITDLAFARGLGQAGRAWVQANFAARDWETRIAGRLKRTLGVERILYVSADRGVPVRGGKGASVHLRSVIKALAAEGVESQLITTQPGPAAGPPPTCAMTRAACAPWQERALRRIAGWSRGGRPLERALLRLADNLALYRSGRRLAAAWHPDLVYERYALTAIAGSLLAHRLGVPHCLEVNAPLAEEEARYRGLRLGALARATEGWLLRRADCLVVVSEALAVHARRLGVDPARILVLPNAVDGELFHAGREGAALRRQLGLEDAFVVGFTGTLKPWHGVDHLLRAAAQALPKLPRLSLLIVGEGPERASLERLARELALGDRVRFTGQVEHAAVGEYIAACDVLCAPYGPMDDHWFSPLKVSEYLATGRPVIASAIGQLAECLDESRGVVLVPPGDEAQLATALTRLADDPGRRAGLAAAAAQARAWTWRRLVREVLGAAEPARRVNWRWTA from the coding sequence TGCCGCTGCTGCCCGAGGTGCGCTACCTGGCCGCCCCCGGTCCGGGCAGCCTCGGCCCCTGCCTCGCCGAACTGGGCGTTGCCCTCCGCGGACGGCCCGGCGCGACCCTCAAAGAGCTGACGTGGACGCTCCTGCGCCCGACGCGGGCGAACTGGCGGCGCTTCCTGCGCGGCCTGCTGCTCGCGCGGCGACTCCGCGCCGATCGGGCGGCGCACGTGCACGCCGCCTGGGCGCACACGCCGGCCAGCGTGACCCGGCTCGCCTGCGCGCTCACCGGCATTCCCTGGAGCATGGGAGCGCACGCGAAGGACATCCATCTCTCGAGCCCGGATTCGCTGCGCCGCAAGCTCGCCGCGGCTCGCTTCACCACGGTCTGCTCGGGGAGCAATCAACGCTACCTGCAGGCTCTGACGGCGCCGGCAGCCGGTCTGCCCGAGCCTGCGGTGCTGCTCAACTACCACGGCGTCGATTGCGACTACTTCACGCCCGCGGTCGAACCCGGGCCCAGCGCGGCCTCCGGCCGCGCGCCGCTGATCCTCGCCGTTGGCCGGCTCGTGCCGAAGAAGGGCTTCGACGTCCTGATCGCGGCCGCCGCCCGCCTGCGCGAGCGCGGTCTGCGTCTCCGGCTCGCGATCATCGGCGCCGGTCCGCTCGCCCATCCGCTGGCGGATCAGGCCGCGGCCCTCGGTCTCGCCGAGTGCGTGACCTTCGCGGGCCTTTCCACGCTCGACGAGGTGCGCGAAGCCTATCGCGTGGCGAGCTGCGTCGTGCTGCCGGCGCGCATCGCCGCCGACGGCGATCGCGACGGGATCCCCAACACCCTGGCCGAGGCGATGGCGATGGGCCTGCCCGTCGTGTCGACGGCGCTGCCGGGAATCGGGGAGCTCGTCAAGGACGGCGAGACGGGACTCCTCGTGCCGCCGGATGACGCCGAGGCGCTCGCCGACGGGCTGCAGCGCCTGATCACGGACCTCGCCTTCGCGCGCGGGCTCGGCCAGGCGGGACGGGCCTGGGTGCAGGCGAACTTCGCGGCCCGGGACTGGGAGACGCGCATCGCCGGGCGCCTGAAGCGGACGCTCGGGGTCGAGCGCATCCTGTATGTCAGCGCCGATCGCGGTGTGCCCGTCCGCGGGGGCAAGGGCGCCTCGGTGCACCTGCGCTCGGTGATCAAGGCGCTGGCCGCCGAAGGCGTCGAGAGCCAGTTGATCACCACGCAGCCCGGGCCGGCGGCGGGGCCGCCGCCGACCTGCGCGATGACGCGTGCGGCCTGCGCCCCCTGGCAGGAGCGCGCCCTGCGTCGCATCGCGGGCTGGAGCCGCGGCGGGCGGCCGCTGGAGCGGGCCCTCCTGCGCCTCGCCGACAACCTTGCCCTCTACAGGAGCGGGCGGCGCCTGGCGGCGGCCTGGCATCCGGATCTCGTCTACGAGCGCTACGCCCTGACTGCGATCGCGGGTTCGCTGCTCGCGCACCGCCTCGGCGTGCCGCACTGCCTCGAGGTGAACGCACCCCTGGCCGAGGAGGAAGCCCGCTACCGGGGCCTGCGGCTGGGTGCCCTTGCCCGCGCCACCGAGGGCTGGCTGCTCCGCCGGGCGGACTGCTTGGTGGTCGTCTCCGAGGCCCTGGCCGTCCACGCGCGCAGGCTCGGCGTCGATCCGGCCCGCATCCTCGTTCTGCCCAACGCCGTCGATGGCGAGCTCTTCCACGCCGGCCGCGAGGGCGCAGCGCTGCGCCGGCAGCTCGGTCTGGAGGACGCCTTTGTCGTCGGCTTCACGGGCACCTTGAAGCCCTGGCACGGCGTCGACCACTTGCTGCGGGCGGCCGCGCAGGCGCTACCCAAGCTGCCGCGCCTGAGCTTGCTCATCGTGGGCGAGGGCCCCGAGCGCGCCTCCTTGGAGCGCCTCGCCCGGGAGCTGGCGCTGGGCGACCGCGTGCGCTTCACGGGTCAAGTCGAGCACGCAGCGGTCGGGGAGTACATCGCCGCCTGCGACGTCCTCTGCGCCCCCTACGGCCCCATGGACGATCACTGGTTCTCGCCCCTCAAAGTCAGCGAGTACCTCGCGACCGGCCGACCGGTCATCGCGTCGGCGATCGGACAGCTCGCCGAGTGCCTGGACGAGTCCCGCGGCGTCGTCCTCGTCCCCCCGGGCGATGAGGCGCAGCTGGCGACGGCGCTGACCCGTCTTGCCGACGACCCGGGGCGGCGCGCCGGCCTGGCGGCGGCCGCGGCGCAAGCGCGGGCCTGGACCTGGCGGCGGCTGGTGCGCGAGGTGCTCGGTGCCGCGGAACCCGCGCGTCGCGTCAACTGGAGGTGGACAGCATGA
- a CDS encoding glycosyltransferase family 4 protein, whose translation MSNLVALPPFAGSEFVPTPGPPLTIGYVLKMFPRFSETFILNEILELERQGVRVVIFSMKTPNERLRQAEVAAVQARVHVVPEFRGAALVRHLIAHARCLLRSPRRYWQTLHFARTRGSDAAWEKFLAAPYIVRTAQRAGVEHFHAHFASGPARQAKLAAMISGIPFSFTGPAKDLFWAGHQHGKNNKLKKRVREASFVITISDFNRDFIRSLDFRVPRRRLLTVPNGMDLRQWTFVRPLGLPLGARPEEPPLFLAVGRLVEKKGFADLVEACRILRDRGRAFRCVIAGEGPERERLAERIAAAGLTDAVVLAGAVPLAELRADLLPSASVLIQPSIVCEDGDRDGIPTVILEAMATGLPVISTPVSGIGEAVVHGVTGLLVGQRKPESLATAMDILVQDPALAARLATGGRRLVETRFNLRTNVGILIHLFRHSARGDRRWSEAKLRERLGLAPVLEPGFEGEALDAAAQG comes from the coding sequence ATGAGCAACCTGGTCGCGCTCCCCCCGTTCGCGGGCAGCGAGTTCGTTCCGACGCCCGGCCCTCCCCTGACGATCGGCTACGTCCTCAAGATGTTCCCGCGCTTCTCGGAGACCTTCATCCTCAACGAGATCCTGGAGCTGGAGCGCCAGGGCGTGCGGGTCGTCATCTTCTCGATGAAGACGCCCAACGAGCGGCTGCGCCAGGCCGAGGTCGCCGCGGTCCAGGCGCGCGTGCACGTCGTCCCCGAATTCCGGGGCGCCGCCCTGGTCCGCCACCTGATCGCCCACGCGCGCTGCCTCCTGCGCTCTCCGCGTCGGTACTGGCAGACGCTTCACTTTGCTCGCACCCGCGGCTCGGACGCCGCCTGGGAGAAGTTCCTCGCGGCCCCCTACATCGTCCGGACAGCACAGCGCGCGGGTGTCGAGCACTTTCATGCGCACTTCGCCAGCGGACCGGCCCGCCAGGCGAAGCTCGCGGCCATGATCTCCGGGATTCCCTTCAGCTTCACCGGCCCCGCCAAGGACCTCTTCTGGGCCGGCCACCAGCACGGCAAGAACAACAAGCTCAAGAAGCGGGTTCGCGAAGCGAGCTTCGTGATCACCATCAGCGACTTCAATCGCGACTTCATCCGCAGCCTGGACTTCCGCGTGCCGCGGCGGCGCCTGCTCACGGTGCCGAACGGCATGGACCTCCGCCAGTGGACCTTCGTCCGGCCGCTCGGCCTGCCGCTCGGCGCGCGTCCGGAGGAGCCGCCGCTCTTCTTGGCCGTCGGCCGTTTGGTGGAGAAGAAGGGTTTCGCGGATCTGGTCGAGGCTTGCCGGATCCTGCGCGATCGCGGACGTGCGTTCCGCTGCGTGATCGCCGGCGAGGGGCCGGAGCGCGAGCGGTTGGCCGAACGGATCGCGGCGGCCGGCCTCACGGACGCGGTCGTCCTCGCCGGGGCGGTGCCCCTGGCCGAACTGCGCGCCGATCTGCTCCCGTCGGCGAGCGTGCTCATTCAGCCCTCGATCGTCTGCGAGGACGGGGATCGCGACGGGATCCCGACCGTGATCCTGGAGGCGATGGCGACCGGCCTGCCCGTGATCTCCACCCCCGTCTCGGGCATCGGCGAAGCCGTGGTCCATGGCGTGACGGGACTGCTCGTCGGGCAGCGCAAGCCGGAATCGCTCGCGACGGCGATGGACATCCTCGTCCAGGATCCCGCCCTCGCCGCCCGCCTGGCCACGGGCGGCCGCCGCCTCGTCGAGACGCGGTTCAACCTGCGCACCAACGTCGGCATCCTCATCCACCTCTTCCGGCATTCGGCCCGGGGCGATCGGCGCTGGTCGGAGGCCAAACTGCGCGAACGGCTCGGGCTCGCGCCGGTGCTCGAGCCCGGGTTCGAGGGAGAGGCGCTCGATGCTGCAGCTCAGGGCTAA